In Nerophis lumbriciformis linkage group LG04, RoL_Nlum_v2.1, whole genome shotgun sequence, a single window of DNA contains:
- the atn1 gene encoding uncharacterized protein atn1 isoform X1, whose protein sequence is MKTRTQKESMPMRSGRRRGASEERRGRRPHPSPTQPERNERQTPRGGGEELAGNRFSRRSQGHDSSESEGEELVSPAKRQKVQDSAANKNPPTSTHSTDSLAPSTVPPPTSAAGQSRESDNEDGQSQGSRSSVVGSLANSSSSLSSGRDIDQDNRSSSPSLSASPLGSLDSDSEGPESPKHREREREKSKDGGAGSVSSEDRRTRRVEDPCGEGQNMDADAQIEDCALKPIHPCPSSGPNPSLRGAGDSSNDSSGGRKSYFSMDSKLMCKVEYGGPTGTDAVPSGNRMNSKANTQCVTKTSAAGGDFSHNSPSIPHSLPPPLPPPPALKPLELGGQNLPTEVKIEKADKHLDKARSTPPTLLQTGPQPQSQPQTQTTAHPHHYSSPSWQGGTATGCQGSWGYTRYPGNHHSHQHQPPVQQQQLPSVYNPPSSRHSTSHASYLPHPHPHPHREYIPRYAGGGVDRDRGAVGDRERGARGELNREFSAPIVNNSNTNSGANSTSGMSGLQGREFAGLSVGQNRESQSSGRDGPSNIGAVRRDFVPAFKDREQDRERDPGREFPVPNQNQSRDFSPNGAVGGHPRDKDRGRWGEFGGQTREGNCNPNNNAISQGNHPSTASGLPVNPMLSRDPPTSPQNNSSHPTHSSLPPHSHPTNSSNRDFPPSMDKTQTPSTGPDSFHREYPSTGGKDFNAGALPSTGTNRDYLSPPGVTSNLGREFSGPGGIQNAHPSHPHYQSGLRDRERDSNLRESALYQSRGGPNQPPAPSPSSSTSHGHPPNAPYPSQTSHTQQPPPGMAPNVRPPLYQSSAQTPPTHLSPLPSPSTNQIGGFSSFPPGPTSAPIMPHPGPGMPSPGCRPSPLHATLNSHSSFSETYHANGSGGNNLANSNSNSGTPTNSNTNSQSPHNVSKGPPPLTNNNITTPTLPCGDGHSDSGLPQPPVIKQEPPEDREESNSPPTVLRSPSPEPKPVDIPIHASQSARFHKVLDRGSCNSCARCDVLFVPLDGSKLWKKRNEVIERARREVEQRARDLREKERERERERERERELDRHLQQQKDASAAAGARHGSSLFFPSSSSMILDPSSSSSCPGNPVSHPPPHAQHHHSHPHAHLPPGHHLHHSLSHAIPHSLLLPSMAGASAVVGGHQGALGIGIGGPYLGPDTPALRTLSEYARPHAMSPLGAASRAQAHHPQMHHGHPHVHPSFFLPQFQNHHALAHPHHLPADAATAAAILGFLYGGSLEGGHGVGGHPGVGGGPVPGGMGGSGLGGVGFPHAVAAHRERMKQGFEFKSDERVYPQVSMADPAALALAHTHSHASAHAHTHSLLLGGGGPNEVSLYCTPPPPPAGPPHLQNPTVPPIVRPPNPPAPQSLSNPPPSSLLPPSHPPSAPPPAAPPPAAPPPSGPAAPPSAPPLPPPALPATPTSNATSVHHPVPHSSFPSSLPSHLPPTTSSETYPTPARSPTSFERDRSGDRERERERDRAAPPAFGDRERERERERERERERGGSAGGGTSNGGGTGGGSGGENTGRVQMLNVTPHHHQHSHIHSHLHLHQQDTAAGGVHPLMDPLASGSPLTRLPYPGATIGNPILAHPLTDSEVLRQQLFGEEKAPRPCAPFRDLPQQSSLTGPMSAAHQLQAMQQAQSAELQIQRLALEQQWIHHHHHHSLTQDEYYSHLKKESDKTL, encoded by the exons ATGCCCATGCGCAGTGGGCGGCGGCGGGGGGCGAGTGAGGAGAGGAGGGGTAGACGCCCGCACCCCAGTCCCACTCAACCTGAACGCAATGAGAGACAAACG CCAAGAGGTGGCGGTGAGGAACTGGCTGGGAATCGCTTCAGTCGCAGATCACAAGGGCATGATTCATCCGAGAGCGAGGGGGAGGAACTTGTGTCTCCTGCAAAAAGACAGAAAGTTCAG GATTCGGCCGCCAACAAGAACCCTCCAACATCAACACACTCCACTGACAGCTTGGCTCCATCCACAGTCCCGCCTCCAACCTCGGCAGCCGGCCAATCCCGTGAGAGTGACAATGAAGATGGCCAATCACAGGGTAGCAGGAGTTCCGTTGTAGGCAGCCTGGCAAATAGCAGCAGCAGCCTTAGCAGTGGGCGGGACATCGACCAGGACAATCGTTCCTCATCCCCGAGTCTCTCCGCTTCCCCTCTGGGTAGCCTCGACTCTGATTCCGAGGGCCCTGAATCACCAAAGCATAGAGAGAGGGAACGGGAGAAAAGCAAAGATGGAGGAGCAGGAAGCGTGTCTTCAGAGGACAGAAGGACGCGGAGAGTGGAGGATCCCTGTGGAGAGGGACAAAACATGGATGCGGATGCACAAATTGAGGACTGTGCTCTAAAGCCTATCCATCCTTGCCCCTCTTCAGGTCCCAACCCCTCGCTCCGTGGAGCTGGGGATTCTTCAAATGACAGCTCTGGTGGGAGGAAGTCTTATTTCTCCATGGACTCCAAACTCATGTGTAAAGTTGAGTATGGTGGACCTACTGGCACTGATGCTGTGCCAAGTGGCAATAGAATGAATTCCAAAGCCAACACACAATGTGTGACAAAGACATCTGCTGCCGGTGGAGATTTTTCCCATAACAGCCCCAGCATTCCCCACTCCTTGCCCCCACCTCTTCCTCCTCCACCTGCTCTTAAACCACTGGAGCTCGGGGGACAAAATCTTCCCACTGAGGTCAAAATAGAAAAGGCCGATAAGCACCTGGACAAAGCTCGGTCCACTCCTCCTACCCTGTTGCAGACTGGGCCGCAGCCTCAATCACAACCCCAGACTCAAACCACCGCCCACCCCCATCATTACAGCTCCCCAAGCTGGCAGGGTGGCACAGCAACCGGTTGCCAGGGGAGTTGGGGCTACACCCGTTACCCTGGCAACCATCACTCACACCAGCATCAGCCCCCGGTGCAGCAGCAGCAACTTCCCTCTGTGTACAACCCTCCTTCCTCTCGACACTCCACATCTCACGCTTCTTATCTCCCCCACCCGCACCCTCACCCCCACAGAGAGTACATTCCCAGGTATGCTGGAGGAGGAGTGGATAGAGACAGGGGTGCTGTGGGAGACAGGGAGAGGGGGGCAAGGGGTGAGCTCAACAGGGAGTTCTCTGCTCCCATTGTTAACAACAGCAACACAAATAGTGGGGCTAATAGTACTAGCGGGATGAGTGGCCTTCAAGGCAGGGAGTTTGCCGGTTTGTCTGTAGGTCAGAACCGGGAGTCTCAAAGCTCTGGAAGAGATGGACCTTCTAATATAGGTGCTGTGAGAAGAGATTTTGTTCCAGCTTTCAAAGACAGAGAGCAAGACAGGGAACGTGATCCAGGAAGAGAGTTTCCTGTGCCAAACCAAAACCAGAGTAGAGACTTTTCCCCCAATGGAGCTGTAGGGGGGCATCCAAGAGACAAAGACAGAGGCAGGTGGGGTGAGTTTGGAGGCCAAACAAGAGAAGGAAACTGTAACCCAAACAACAATGCCATCTCACAAGGAAACCATCCCAGTACAGCTAGTGGACTACCTGTTAACCCCATGCTTAGCCGAGATCCACCGACATCTCCCCAAAACAACAGTAGCCACCCAACTCATTCTTCCCTGCCCCCACACTCACATCCCACAAACTCCTCCAATCGGGATTTTCCACCTTCCATGGACAAGACACAAACACCTTCCACTGGACCTGACTCCTTTCACAGAGAGTATCCTTCCACTGGTGGGAAAGATTTCAATGCAGGCGCACTTCCCTCCACAGGAACTAATCGAGATTATCTCAGCCCACCTGGCGTCACTTCTAATCTAGGAAGAGAATTTTCAGGGCCTGGTGGAATCCAAAATGCTCACCCATCTCACCCCCATTACCAGTCTGGACTTAGAGATAGAGAAAGGGACTCAAACCTGCGAGAGTCAGCCCTGTACCAAAGCCGTGGTGGTCCAAATCAACCTCCTGCCCCATCTCCATCCTCTTCTACCAGTCATGGACACCCTCCAAATGCCCCCTATCCATCTCAAACTTCCCATACTCAGCAACCCCCACCAGGTATGGCACCTAATGTACGTCCCCCACTTTACCAGTCATCTGCTCAGACTCCTCCAACACATCTATCCCCACTACCCAGCCCCTCCACTAATCAGATAGGTGGTTTCTCGTCGTTCCCCCCTGGCCCCACCTCTGCACCCATTATGCCCCATCCTGGACCAGGCATGCCATCACCTGGATGCCGGCCCTCCCCTTTACATGCCACCTTGAACAGCCACTCGAGCTTCAGTGAAACATACCACGCAAATGGGAGTGGTGGCAATAACCTGGCTAACAGCAATAGCAACAGTGGCACACCCACAAACAGCAATACAAACTCCCAATCACCTCATAATGTCTCTAAGGGCCCACCACCGCTTACTAATAACAACATTACTACCCCGACACTTCCCTGTGGAGATGGCCATTCAGATTCAGGCCTTCCCCAACCGCCTGTAATTAAGCAGGAACCACCAGAAGACAGGGAAGAAAGTAACAGTCCACCAACTGTGTTGAGAAGTCCGTCTCCTGAGCCTAAACCTGTAGACATTCCCATCCATGCTAGCCAATCAGCAAG GTTTCACAAAGTCCTTGACCGTGGTAGCTGCAACTCATGCGCCCGCTGCGATGTCCTATTTGTTCCGTTGGACGGTTCTAAATTGTGGAAGAAGAGGAATGAGGTGATAGAAAGAGCTCGGAGGGAGGTTGAGCAACGGGCCAGAGATTTAAGAGAAAAAGAGAGAGAACGGGAAAGGGAGCGAGAGCGTGAGAGGGAACTGGATCGCCATCTACAG CAACAGAAAGATGCCAGTGCAGCTGCAGGGGCTCGTCATGGTTCTTCCCTCTTCTTCCCCTCCTCGTCCTCTATGATCCTTGACCCTTCATCGTCCTCCTCCTGTCCGGGAAACCCGGTCTCCCATCCACCACCTCACGCTCAGCATCACCACTCTCACCCGCATGCTCACCTTCCTCCAGGCCACCACCTCCATCACAGCCTCTCTCATGCTATCCCACACTCACTTCTCCTGCCGTCTATGGCTGGGGCATCAGCAGTGGTTGGGGGCCATCAAGGAGCTTTGGGAATAGGTATTGGTGGTCCATACCTTGGTCCTGATACCCCAGCTCTAAGAACCCTGAGCGAGTATGCTCGTCCCCATGCTATgtctccacttggggcagcaaGTCGGGCTCAAGCACACCACCCTCAAATGCACCATGGTCATCCTCATGTCCATCCATCATTCTTTCTACCCCAATTTCAGAATCATCATGCATTAGCTCACCCACATCACCTACCTGCTGATGCTGCAACAGCTGCAGCCATCTTGGGCTTTCTGTATGGCGGCAGCCTTGAAGGGGGTCATGGTGTTGGTGGTCACCCTGGGGTTGGGGGAGGCCCAGTGCCTGGAGGAATGGGGGGTTCAGGGTTAGGAGGAGTTGGCTTTCCTCATGCGGTTGCTGCTCACCGTGAGCGCATGAAGCAAGGATTTGAATTCAAAAGTGATGAACGGGTCTATCCACAAGTCTCCATGGCTGATCCTGCAGCTCTAGCCCTGGCTCACACCCATTCCCATGCCAGTGCCCATGCACATACCCACTCCTTGCTCCTTGGTGGAGGGGGGCCAAATGAGGTGTCACTCTATTGCACTCCTCCCCCACCTCCTGCCGGCCCCCCACATCTCCAGAACCCGACTGTGCCCCCAATAGTCAGACCCCCAAACCCTCCTGCCCCTCAGTCTCTGTCCAATCCCCCTCCTTCATCACTTCTACCTCCATCGCACCCTCCATCTGCGCCACCGCCCGCTGCCCCACCACCCGCTGCCCCACCCCCATCAGGCCCGGCTGCCCCTCCGTCGGCTCCTCCTCTCCCTCCTCCTGCTCTACCTGCGACACCCACCTCTAACGCCACTTCAGTTCATCACCCAGTACCCCATTCTTCTTTCCCTAGTTCCCTGCCATCTCATCTACCACCAACCACTTCATCTGAGACCTACCCAACCCCCGCTCGCTCACCCACCTCTTTTGAGCGAGACAGGAGTGGAGACAGAGAGCGGGAGAGAGAACGAGACAGAGCGGCACCGCCGGCCTTTGGGGACAGGGaacgtgagagagagagagagagggagagggaaAGAGAAAGGGGAGGAAGTGCAGGAGGAGGCACCTCAAACGGAGGAGGAACAGGTGGAGGAAGTGGGGGAGAGAACACAGGTCGTGTCCAGATGCTAAATGTGACGCCCCACCATCACCAGCACTCCCACATCCACTCGCACCTTCATTTGCACCAACAAGACACAG CGGCGGGCGGGGTTCACCCCCTGATGGACCCGCTGGCGTCGGGGTCTCCTTTGACGCGTCTCCCTTACCCCGGAGCGACAATAGGCAACCCCATCCTGGCTCACCCCCTCACTGACAGCGAGGTGCTTCGCCAACAGCTGTTCGGTGAGGAGAAGGCTCCTCGTCCAT GTGCTCCTTTCCGTGACCTGCCCCAACAGTCCTCCCTCACTGGTCCCATGTCGGCAGCCCACCAGCTCCAGGCCATGCAGCAGGCCCAGAGCGCGGAGCTGCAGATCCAGAGACTGGCCCTGGAACAACAGTGGATacatcaccatcaccaccacTCTCTCACCCAGGACGAGTACTACAG TCACCTGAAGAAAGAAAGTGACAAGACCCTGTGA
- the atn1 gene encoding uncharacterized protein atn1 isoform X2 encodes MKTRTQKESMPMRSGRRRGASEERRGRRPHPSPTQPERNERQTPRGGGEELAGNRFSRRSQGHDSSESEGEELVSPAKRQKVQDSAANKNPPTSTHSTDSLAPSTVPPPTSAAGQSRESDNEDGQSQGSRSSVVGSLANSSSSLSSGRDIDQDNRSSSPSLSASPLGSLDSDSEGPESPKHREREREKSKDGGAGSVSSEDRRTRRVEDPCGEGQNMDADAQIEDCALKPIHPCPSSGPNPSLRGAGDSSNDSSGGRKSYFSMDSKLMCKVEYGGPTGTDAVPSGNRMNSKANTQCVTKTSAAGGDFSHNSPSIPHSLPPPLPPPPALKPLELGGQNLPTEVKIEKADKHLDKARSTPPTLLQTGPQPQSQPQTQTTAHPHHYSSPSWQGGTATGCQGSWGYTRYPGNHHSHQHQPPVQQQQLPSVYNPPSSRHSTSHASYLPHPHPHPHREYIPRYAGGGVDRDRGAVGDRERGARGELNREFSAPIVNNSNTNSGANSTSGMSGLQGREFAGLSVGQNRESQSSGRDGPSNIGAVRRDFVPAFKDREQDRERDPGREFPVPNQNQSRDFSPNGAVGGHPRDKDRGRWGEFGGQTREGNCNPNNNAISQGNHPSTASGLPVNPMLSRDPPTSPQNNSSHPTHSSLPPHSHPTNSSNRDFPPSMDKTQTPSTGPDSFHREYPSTGGKDFNAGALPSTGTNRDYLSPPGVTSNLGREFSGPGGIQNAHPSHPHYQSGLRDRERDSNLRESALYQSRGGPNQPPAPSPSSSTSHGHPPNAPYPSQTSHTQQPPPGMAPNVRPPLYQSSAQTPPTHLSPLPSPSTNQIGGFSSFPPGPTSAPIMPHPGPGMPSPGCRPSPLHATLNSHSSFSETYHANGSGGNNLANSNSNSGTPTNSNTNSQSPHNVSKGPPPLTNNNITTPTLPCGDGHSDSGLPQPPVIKQEPPEDREESNSPPTVLRSPSPEPKPVDIPIHASQSARFHKVLDRGSCNSCARCDVLFVPLDGSKLWKKRNEVIERARREVEQRARDLREKERERERERERERELDRHLQQQKDASAAAGARHGSSLFFPSSSSMILDPSSSSSCPGNPVSHPPPHAQHHHSHPHAHLPPGHHLHHSLSHAIPHSLLLPSMAGASAVVGGHQGALGIGIGGPYLGPDTPALRTLSEYARPHAMSPLGAASRAQAHHPQMHHGHPHVHPSFFLPQFQNHHALAHPHHLPADAATAAAILGFLYGGSLEGGHGVGGHPGVGGGPVPGGMGGSGLGGVGFPHAVAAHRERMKQGFEFKSDERVYPQVSMADPAALALAHTHSHASAHAHTHSLLLGGGGPNEVSLYCTPPPPPAGPPHLQNPTVPPIVRPPNPPAPQSLSNPPPSSLLPPSHPPSAPPPAAPPPAAPPPSGPAAPPSAPPLPPPALPATPTSNATSVHHPVPHSSFPSSLPSHLPPTTSSETYPTPARSPTSFERDRSGDRERERERDRAAPPAFGDRERERERERERERERGGSAGGGTSNGGGTGGGSGGENTGRVQMLNVTPHHHQHSHIHSHLHLHQQDTAAGGVHPLMDPLASGSPLTRLPYPGATIGNPILAHPLTDSEVLRQQLFGAPFRDLPQQSSLTGPMSAAHQLQAMQQAQSAELQIQRLALEQQWIHHHHHHSLTQDEYYSHLKKESDKTL; translated from the exons ATGCCCATGCGCAGTGGGCGGCGGCGGGGGGCGAGTGAGGAGAGGAGGGGTAGACGCCCGCACCCCAGTCCCACTCAACCTGAACGCAATGAGAGACAAACG CCAAGAGGTGGCGGTGAGGAACTGGCTGGGAATCGCTTCAGTCGCAGATCACAAGGGCATGATTCATCCGAGAGCGAGGGGGAGGAACTTGTGTCTCCTGCAAAAAGACAGAAAGTTCAG GATTCGGCCGCCAACAAGAACCCTCCAACATCAACACACTCCACTGACAGCTTGGCTCCATCCACAGTCCCGCCTCCAACCTCGGCAGCCGGCCAATCCCGTGAGAGTGACAATGAAGATGGCCAATCACAGGGTAGCAGGAGTTCCGTTGTAGGCAGCCTGGCAAATAGCAGCAGCAGCCTTAGCAGTGGGCGGGACATCGACCAGGACAATCGTTCCTCATCCCCGAGTCTCTCCGCTTCCCCTCTGGGTAGCCTCGACTCTGATTCCGAGGGCCCTGAATCACCAAAGCATAGAGAGAGGGAACGGGAGAAAAGCAAAGATGGAGGAGCAGGAAGCGTGTCTTCAGAGGACAGAAGGACGCGGAGAGTGGAGGATCCCTGTGGAGAGGGACAAAACATGGATGCGGATGCACAAATTGAGGACTGTGCTCTAAAGCCTATCCATCCTTGCCCCTCTTCAGGTCCCAACCCCTCGCTCCGTGGAGCTGGGGATTCTTCAAATGACAGCTCTGGTGGGAGGAAGTCTTATTTCTCCATGGACTCCAAACTCATGTGTAAAGTTGAGTATGGTGGACCTACTGGCACTGATGCTGTGCCAAGTGGCAATAGAATGAATTCCAAAGCCAACACACAATGTGTGACAAAGACATCTGCTGCCGGTGGAGATTTTTCCCATAACAGCCCCAGCATTCCCCACTCCTTGCCCCCACCTCTTCCTCCTCCACCTGCTCTTAAACCACTGGAGCTCGGGGGACAAAATCTTCCCACTGAGGTCAAAATAGAAAAGGCCGATAAGCACCTGGACAAAGCTCGGTCCACTCCTCCTACCCTGTTGCAGACTGGGCCGCAGCCTCAATCACAACCCCAGACTCAAACCACCGCCCACCCCCATCATTACAGCTCCCCAAGCTGGCAGGGTGGCACAGCAACCGGTTGCCAGGGGAGTTGGGGCTACACCCGTTACCCTGGCAACCATCACTCACACCAGCATCAGCCCCCGGTGCAGCAGCAGCAACTTCCCTCTGTGTACAACCCTCCTTCCTCTCGACACTCCACATCTCACGCTTCTTATCTCCCCCACCCGCACCCTCACCCCCACAGAGAGTACATTCCCAGGTATGCTGGAGGAGGAGTGGATAGAGACAGGGGTGCTGTGGGAGACAGGGAGAGGGGGGCAAGGGGTGAGCTCAACAGGGAGTTCTCTGCTCCCATTGTTAACAACAGCAACACAAATAGTGGGGCTAATAGTACTAGCGGGATGAGTGGCCTTCAAGGCAGGGAGTTTGCCGGTTTGTCTGTAGGTCAGAACCGGGAGTCTCAAAGCTCTGGAAGAGATGGACCTTCTAATATAGGTGCTGTGAGAAGAGATTTTGTTCCAGCTTTCAAAGACAGAGAGCAAGACAGGGAACGTGATCCAGGAAGAGAGTTTCCTGTGCCAAACCAAAACCAGAGTAGAGACTTTTCCCCCAATGGAGCTGTAGGGGGGCATCCAAGAGACAAAGACAGAGGCAGGTGGGGTGAGTTTGGAGGCCAAACAAGAGAAGGAAACTGTAACCCAAACAACAATGCCATCTCACAAGGAAACCATCCCAGTACAGCTAGTGGACTACCTGTTAACCCCATGCTTAGCCGAGATCCACCGACATCTCCCCAAAACAACAGTAGCCACCCAACTCATTCTTCCCTGCCCCCACACTCACATCCCACAAACTCCTCCAATCGGGATTTTCCACCTTCCATGGACAAGACACAAACACCTTCCACTGGACCTGACTCCTTTCACAGAGAGTATCCTTCCACTGGTGGGAAAGATTTCAATGCAGGCGCACTTCCCTCCACAGGAACTAATCGAGATTATCTCAGCCCACCTGGCGTCACTTCTAATCTAGGAAGAGAATTTTCAGGGCCTGGTGGAATCCAAAATGCTCACCCATCTCACCCCCATTACCAGTCTGGACTTAGAGATAGAGAAAGGGACTCAAACCTGCGAGAGTCAGCCCTGTACCAAAGCCGTGGTGGTCCAAATCAACCTCCTGCCCCATCTCCATCCTCTTCTACCAGTCATGGACACCCTCCAAATGCCCCCTATCCATCTCAAACTTCCCATACTCAGCAACCCCCACCAGGTATGGCACCTAATGTACGTCCCCCACTTTACCAGTCATCTGCTCAGACTCCTCCAACACATCTATCCCCACTACCCAGCCCCTCCACTAATCAGATAGGTGGTTTCTCGTCGTTCCCCCCTGGCCCCACCTCTGCACCCATTATGCCCCATCCTGGACCAGGCATGCCATCACCTGGATGCCGGCCCTCCCCTTTACATGCCACCTTGAACAGCCACTCGAGCTTCAGTGAAACATACCACGCAAATGGGAGTGGTGGCAATAACCTGGCTAACAGCAATAGCAACAGTGGCACACCCACAAACAGCAATACAAACTCCCAATCACCTCATAATGTCTCTAAGGGCCCACCACCGCTTACTAATAACAACATTACTACCCCGACACTTCCCTGTGGAGATGGCCATTCAGATTCAGGCCTTCCCCAACCGCCTGTAATTAAGCAGGAACCACCAGAAGACAGGGAAGAAAGTAACAGTCCACCAACTGTGTTGAGAAGTCCGTCTCCTGAGCCTAAACCTGTAGACATTCCCATCCATGCTAGCCAATCAGCAAG GTTTCACAAAGTCCTTGACCGTGGTAGCTGCAACTCATGCGCCCGCTGCGATGTCCTATTTGTTCCGTTGGACGGTTCTAAATTGTGGAAGAAGAGGAATGAGGTGATAGAAAGAGCTCGGAGGGAGGTTGAGCAACGGGCCAGAGATTTAAGAGAAAAAGAGAGAGAACGGGAAAGGGAGCGAGAGCGTGAGAGGGAACTGGATCGCCATCTACAG CAACAGAAAGATGCCAGTGCAGCTGCAGGGGCTCGTCATGGTTCTTCCCTCTTCTTCCCCTCCTCGTCCTCTATGATCCTTGACCCTTCATCGTCCTCCTCCTGTCCGGGAAACCCGGTCTCCCATCCACCACCTCACGCTCAGCATCACCACTCTCACCCGCATGCTCACCTTCCTCCAGGCCACCACCTCCATCACAGCCTCTCTCATGCTATCCCACACTCACTTCTCCTGCCGTCTATGGCTGGGGCATCAGCAGTGGTTGGGGGCCATCAAGGAGCTTTGGGAATAGGTATTGGTGGTCCATACCTTGGTCCTGATACCCCAGCTCTAAGAACCCTGAGCGAGTATGCTCGTCCCCATGCTATgtctccacttggggcagcaaGTCGGGCTCAAGCACACCACCCTCAAATGCACCATGGTCATCCTCATGTCCATCCATCATTCTTTCTACCCCAATTTCAGAATCATCATGCATTAGCTCACCCACATCACCTACCTGCTGATGCTGCAACAGCTGCAGCCATCTTGGGCTTTCTGTATGGCGGCAGCCTTGAAGGGGGTCATGGTGTTGGTGGTCACCCTGGGGTTGGGGGAGGCCCAGTGCCTGGAGGAATGGGGGGTTCAGGGTTAGGAGGAGTTGGCTTTCCTCATGCGGTTGCTGCTCACCGTGAGCGCATGAAGCAAGGATTTGAATTCAAAAGTGATGAACGGGTCTATCCACAAGTCTCCATGGCTGATCCTGCAGCTCTAGCCCTGGCTCACACCCATTCCCATGCCAGTGCCCATGCACATACCCACTCCTTGCTCCTTGGTGGAGGGGGGCCAAATGAGGTGTCACTCTATTGCACTCCTCCCCCACCTCCTGCCGGCCCCCCACATCTCCAGAACCCGACTGTGCCCCCAATAGTCAGACCCCCAAACCCTCCTGCCCCTCAGTCTCTGTCCAATCCCCCTCCTTCATCACTTCTACCTCCATCGCACCCTCCATCTGCGCCACCGCCCGCTGCCCCACCACCCGCTGCCCCACCCCCATCAGGCCCGGCTGCCCCTCCGTCGGCTCCTCCTCTCCCTCCTCCTGCTCTACCTGCGACACCCACCTCTAACGCCACTTCAGTTCATCACCCAGTACCCCATTCTTCTTTCCCTAGTTCCCTGCCATCTCATCTACCACCAACCACTTCATCTGAGACCTACCCAACCCCCGCTCGCTCACCCACCTCTTTTGAGCGAGACAGGAGTGGAGACAGAGAGCGGGAGAGAGAACGAGACAGAGCGGCACCGCCGGCCTTTGGGGACAGGGaacgtgagagagagagagagagggagagggaaAGAGAAAGGGGAGGAAGTGCAGGAGGAGGCACCTCAAACGGAGGAGGAACAGGTGGAGGAAGTGGGGGAGAGAACACAGGTCGTGTCCAGATGCTAAATGTGACGCCCCACCATCACCAGCACTCCCACATCCACTCGCACCTTCATTTGCACCAACAAGACACAG CGGCGGGCGGGGTTCACCCCCTGATGGACCCGCTGGCGTCGGGGTCTCCTTTGACGCGTCTCCCTTACCCCGGAGCGACAATAGGCAACCCCATCCTGGCTCACCCCCTCACTGACAGCGAGGTGCTTCGCCAACAGCTGTTCG GTGCTCCTTTCCGTGACCTGCCCCAACAGTCCTCCCTCACTGGTCCCATGTCGGCAGCCCACCAGCTCCAGGCCATGCAGCAGGCCCAGAGCGCGGAGCTGCAGATCCAGAGACTGGCCCTGGAACAACAGTGGATacatcaccatcaccaccacTCTCTCACCCAGGACGAGTACTACAG TCACCTGAAGAAAGAAAGTGACAAGACCCTGTGA